From the Methanobacterium sp. BAmetb5 genome, the window TAAAACTGGTTAGGAGTGAGGACACTGCTGAGACAGACGGGCAGACCTATCCCGTAATCAATAACCGGGGTTGTATTCGCTGCGGATTTTGTGCAGAAGTCTGTCCCACTGATCCTAAAACAATAACCTGTGGTGAGAATCACCTCATCCGTGAAGATTTCACTATAATACCTGCTGAAAAGATGTACGTAATCGATGATTACCTCTGCATTCGCTGCAAGAAATGTATGAATGCCTGCCCAGTTTACGGAGCCATTTACGAAGAGGACAACAAGATCACCATTGATCAATCAGTATGCATTGGCTGTGGTGAATGTCTCCAGAACTGCCCGGTGAAGGGTGCAGTTAAGGGTATCTACATCTCCAATGTCCAGGAGCAAAAAAATATCATAAATCTGGTTGTCAACACCTTGGAAGAACGTATTGAAGCTGAAAGAGATAATATAACCCACTTATCAGATACAGATGTCTATAAAATAGATTATCCCCTGGATGATCTGGTGAAGAGTGCTCGTTCCATACTGGACAACAGTGATCTGATTCTGGATACCTTCCAGAAGATCACTGACCGTCTGAAACTACGTATTGTAACCTGGGACGAGGATAAATGTAAAAAATGCCATTTATGTGTTGATGAATGCCCCTCTGGAGCCATAACCTACAATGAAGAGGAAGATAAAGTGAAAAGAAACCCGGCTAAATGTCTCCGCTGCAGTACCTGTTACCAGACCTGCCCCT encodes:
- a CDS encoding 4Fe-4S binding protein, with the protein product MSSVIWYIYEFARKSWAENFAVAKTDPEIVETPDRFRDFPQVFPENCIACGACTAACPAPQAIKLVRSEDTAETDGQTYPVINNRGCIRCGFCAEVCPTDPKTITCGENHLIREDFTIIPAEKMYVIDDYLCIRCKKCMNACPVYGAIYEEDNKITIDQSVCIGCGECLQNCPVKGAVKGIYISNVQEQKNIINLVVNTLEERIEAERDNITHLSDTDVYKIDYPLDDLVKSARSILDNSDLILDTFQKITDRLKLRIVTWDEDKCKKCHLCVDECPSGAITYNEEEDKVKRNPAKCLRCSTCYQTCPFGVAGFYEARFLLDPPSLENGIIRITIKAAPLPVGAD